The Streptomyces sp. NBC_00162 genome window below encodes:
- a CDS encoding SGNH/GDSL hydrolase family protein, whose protein sequence is MAATTTTLKTIGSYAAIGDSFTEGVGDPGPGDSYLGWADRLAVLLADRRDEHDFRYANLAVRGRLLDQIVAEQVPRAKELAPDLVTFCAGGNDIIRPGSDPDDVAERFEAAVADLTGAVGLVMITTGFDTRGVPVLKHLRGKVATYSAHVRAIADRYDCPVLDLWSLKSVQDRRAWDTDRLHLSPEGHTRVALRAAQVLGLEVPADPDQPWPPQRPRGSVDVTRDNIQWAREHLVPWIGRRLRGESSGDHVEAKRPDLLPL, encoded by the coding sequence GTGGCAGCGACGACGACGACACTCAAGACCATCGGCTCGTACGCGGCGATCGGGGACAGCTTCACCGAGGGCGTGGGGGACCCGGGACCCGGGGATTCTTATCTCGGCTGGGCGGACCGGCTCGCCGTGCTCCTGGCCGACCGGCGCGACGAGCACGACTTCCGATACGCGAACCTGGCCGTGCGCGGCCGGCTCCTCGACCAGATCGTGGCCGAGCAGGTCCCGCGGGCCAAGGAGCTCGCCCCGGACCTCGTGACCTTCTGCGCGGGCGGCAACGACATCATCCGGCCCGGCAGCGACCCCGACGACGTGGCGGAGCGGTTCGAGGCCGCCGTCGCCGACCTCACCGGGGCCGTCGGCCTGGTCATGATCACCACCGGCTTCGACACCCGGGGTGTGCCGGTCCTCAAGCACCTCCGGGGCAAGGTGGCGACGTACAGCGCGCACGTGCGCGCCATCGCCGACCGCTACGACTGCCCGGTGCTCGACCTCTGGTCGCTGAAGTCCGTACAGGACCGGCGGGCCTGGGACACCGACCGGCTGCACCTCTCGCCCGAGGGGCACACGCGGGTGGCGCTGCGCGCCGCGCAGGTGCTCGGACTGGAGGTGCCCGCCGACCCCGACCAGCCGTGGCCGCCGCAGCGGCCGCGCGGCTCGGTGGACGTGACCCGGGACAACATCCAGTGGGCGCGCGAGCACCTGGTGCCCTGGATCGGGCGGCGGCTGCGCGGCGAGTCCTCCGGGGACCACGTCGAGGCGAAGCGGCCGGACCTGCTGCCCCTGTAA
- the hpnH gene encoding adenosyl-hopene transferase HpnH: MAMPLRQTIRVGTYLLEQKLRKREKFPLIVELEPLYACNLACEGCGKIQHPAGVLKQRMPVAQAVGAVLESGAPMVSIAGGEPLMHPQIDEIVRQLVAKRKYVFLCTNAMLLRKKIEKFTPSPYFAFAVHIDGLRERHDESVAKEGVFDEAVAAIKEAKKRGFRVTTNSTFFNTDTPQTIIEVLNYLNDDLQVDEMMISPAYAYEKAPDQEHFLGVEQTRELFRKAFAGGNRRRWRLNHSPLFLDFLEGKADFACTAWAIPNYSLFGWQRPCYLMSDGYVPTYRELIDDTDWSKYGRGKDPRCANCMAHCGYEPTAVLATMGSLKESLRAARETIGGNRDSSA, from the coding sequence ATGGCCATGCCGCTGCGCCAGACCATCAGGGTCGGGACGTATTTGCTCGAACAGAAGCTCCGCAAGCGTGAGAAGTTCCCGCTGATCGTCGAGCTGGAACCGCTCTACGCCTGCAACCTGGCCTGTGAGGGGTGCGGGAAGATCCAGCACCCGGCCGGGGTGCTCAAGCAGCGCATGCCGGTCGCCCAGGCGGTCGGCGCCGTGCTGGAGTCCGGCGCGCCCATGGTGTCCATCGCGGGTGGAGAGCCCTTGATGCACCCGCAGATCGACGAGATCGTCCGTCAGTTGGTGGCGAAGCGGAAGTATGTATTCCTCTGCACCAACGCGATGCTCCTGCGCAAGAAGATCGAGAAGTTCACCCCGTCCCCCTATTTCGCCTTCGCCGTGCACATCGACGGACTGCGCGAACGGCACGACGAGTCGGTGGCCAAGGAAGGCGTCTTCGACGAGGCCGTCGCGGCCATCAAGGAGGCGAAGAAGCGCGGGTTCCGGGTGACCACCAACTCCACCTTCTTCAACACGGACACCCCCCAGACGATCATCGAGGTGCTCAACTACCTCAATGACGACCTCCAGGTGGACGAGATGATGATCTCGCCCGCCTACGCCTACGAAAAGGCCCCCGACCAGGAGCACTTCCTGGGCGTCGAACAGACCCGCGAACTCTTCAGGAAGGCCTTCGCGGGCGGCAACCGCAGGCGCTGGCGGCTCAATCACTCGCCGCTCTTCCTGGACTTCCTGGAAGGAAAGGCCGATTTCGCCTGCACGGCCTGGGCCATTCCGAATTACTCCCTCTTCGGCTGGCAGCGTCCCTGCTATCTGATGAGCGACGGCTACGTGCCGACGTACCGGGAACTCATCGACGACACCGACTGGAGCAAGTACGGCCGCGGCAAGGATCCGCGCTGCGCGAACTGCATGGCGCACTGCGGCTACGAGCCCACCGCCGTCCTCGCCACCATGGGCTCCCTCAAGGAGTCGCTGCGGGCGGCCCGGGAGACGATCGGCGGGAACCGGGACAGCTCGGCATGA
- a CDS encoding aspartate aminotransferase family protein translates to MTAEPREEGGRGKGFDLGALLAERGGERYELHSRHLNHQLPRMLHTIGFDKVYERAEGAHFWDAEGNDYLDMLAGFGVMGLGRHHPVVRRALHDVLDAQLADLTRFDCQPLPGLLAEKLLSYSPHLDRVFFGNSGTEAVETALKFARYATGRPRILYCDHAFHGLTTGSLSVNGEGGFRDGFAPLLPDTKITLGDLGALERELRKGDVAAFVVEPVQGKGVLSAPPGFLLAAQELLRRHKALLIADEVQTGLGRTGDFYAYQHEPGVEPDLVCVAKALSGGYVPVGATLGKDWIFKKVYSSMDRVLVHSASFGSNAQAMAAGLAVLSVMEDEGVVANARAMGDLLRGRLAALVDEYELLHEVRGRGLMIGIEFGRPSSLGLRSRWTMLQAARKGLFAQMVVVPLLQKHRILTQVSGDHLEVIKLIPPLIVDERDVDRFVGAFREVMDEAHGGSGLMWEFGRTLVKQAVGNR, encoded by the coding sequence ATGACCGCGGAGCCACGGGAGGAGGGCGGCCGGGGCAAGGGCTTCGACCTCGGCGCCCTGCTGGCCGAGCGCGGTGGCGAGCGGTACGAGCTGCACTCCAGGCACCTCAACCACCAACTGCCCCGGATGCTGCACACCATCGGCTTCGACAAGGTCTACGAGCGGGCCGAGGGCGCCCATTTCTGGGACGCCGAGGGCAACGACTACCTCGACATGCTGGCCGGGTTCGGGGTGATGGGCCTGGGCCGGCACCATCCGGTGGTCCGCCGGGCCCTGCACGACGTCTTGGACGCCCAGCTAGCCGACCTCACCCGCTTCGACTGCCAGCCGCTGCCCGGGCTGCTGGCCGAGAAGCTCCTCTCGTACAGCCCGCACCTGGACCGGGTCTTCTTCGGCAACAGCGGCACCGAGGCGGTGGAGACGGCCCTGAAGTTCGCCCGGTACGCCACCGGACGGCCCAGGATCCTCTACTGCGACCACGCCTTCCACGGGCTCACGACGGGGTCGCTCTCGGTGAACGGGGAGGGCGGCTTCCGGGACGGTTTCGCGCCGCTGCTGCCCGACACGAAGATCACCCTCGGGGATCTGGGCGCCCTGGAGCGGGAGCTCCGGAAGGGCGACGTGGCCGCCTTCGTCGTGGAGCCGGTCCAGGGCAAGGGCGTGCTCTCCGCCCCGCCCGGGTTCCTGCTCGCGGCGCAGGAACTGCTGCGCCGCCACAAGGCGCTGCTGATCGCGGACGAGGTGCAGACCGGCCTCGGACGGACCGGGGACTTCTACGCCTACCAGCACGAGCCGGGCGTGGAGCCGGACCTGGTGTGCGTGGCCAAGGCGCTCTCGGGCGGCTACGTGCCGGTCGGAGCGACCCTGGGCAAGGACTGGATCTTCAAGAAGGTCTACTCGTCCATGGACCGGGTCCTCGTGCACTCCGCGAGCTTCGGCTCCAACGCCCAGGCGATGGCGGCCGGACTGGCGGTGCTGTCGGTCATGGAGGACGAGGGGGTCGTCGCCAACGCCCGGGCCATGGGCGATCTGCTGCGCGGGCGGCTCGCGGCCCTGGTGGACGAGTACGAGCTGCTGCACGAGGTGCGCGGGCGCGGGCTGATGATCGGCATCGAGTTCGGCCGGCCGTCCTCGCTGGGGCTGCGCAGCCGGTGGACCATGCTCCAGGCGGCTCGCAAGGGGCTCTTCGCGCAGATGGTCGTGGTGCCGCTGCTGCAGAAGCACCGGATCCTCACCCAGGTGTCCGGGGACCACCTGGAGGTGATCAAGCTCATCCCGCCGCTGATCGTGGACGAGCGGGACGTCGACCGGTTCGTCGGCGCCTTCCGCGAGGTCATGGACGAGGCGCACGGCGGCTCGGGGCTGATGTGGGAGTTCGGCAGGACCCTGGTGAAGCAGGCCGTCGGCAACCGTTGA
- a CDS encoding LysM peptidoglycan-binding domain-containing M23 family metallopeptidase: MPAKGKHRRPKSRSLSRGLAVAGTGGAALALPLMGAAGASAAVAPAAAPATAPAVAPQLPLSLQAAPAAAVQAAPAVYTVVPGDYLSKIAAERHLSGGWEKLYADNREAVGTNPSLIHPGLKLTLGAKAEAPAEAAPAPAPAPAERSSTGSSASDEGSSGEQDAPAPVQQPKQKPQSSGSATGAKAPSAAGFVAPVSGGISTQYKVAGAMWSSGYHTGVDFIASSGTTVKAVGAGTVVSSGWAGAYGNEVIIKHADGHYSQYGHLSSLSVSVGQSVTAGQSIGLSGSTGNSTGPHLHFEIRTTQSYGSDISPVNYLRSKGVTI; this comes from the coding sequence ATGCCTGCAAAGGGTAAGCACCGTCGTCCCAAGTCCCGTTCCCTTTCCCGCGGTCTCGCCGTTGCCGGCACCGGTGGTGCGGCCCTCGCGCTGCCCCTGATGGGTGCCGCCGGCGCCAGCGCGGCCGTCGCGCCGGCCGCCGCGCCGGCCACGGCCCCCGCCGTCGCCCCGCAGCTTCCGCTCTCGCTCCAGGCCGCGCCCGCCGCCGCCGTGCAGGCCGCGCCGGCCGTCTACACGGTCGTGCCCGGCGACTACCTCTCCAAGATCGCCGCGGAGCGGCACCTCTCGGGCGGCTGGGAGAAGCTGTACGCCGACAACCGCGAGGCCGTCGGCACCAACCCCTCCCTGATCCACCCGGGTCTGAAGCTGACCCTCGGCGCGAAGGCCGAGGCTCCGGCCGAGGCAGCCCCGGCCCCGGCTCCGGCCCCCGCCGAGCGGTCCTCGACCGGTTCTTCGGCCTCCGACGAGGGCTCCTCGGGCGAGCAGGACGCGCCCGCCCCCGTCCAGCAGCCGAAGCAGAAGCCGCAGAGCAGCGGCTCGGCCACCGGGGCGAAGGCCCCCAGCGCCGCCGGATTCGTGGCCCCGGTGAGCGGTGGGATATCCACCCAGTACAAGGTCGCGGGCGCGATGTGGTCCTCGGGTTACCACACCGGCGTCGACTTCATCGCCAGCTCCGGCACCACCGTCAAGGCCGTCGGCGCGGGCACCGTGGTCTCGTCCGGCTGGGCCGGCGCGTACGGCAACGAGGTCATCATCAAGCACGCTGACGGCCACTACTCCCAGTACGGCCACCTCTCCTCGCTGTCCGTCTCGGTGGGCCAGAGCGTCACCGCCGGCCAGAGCATCGGTCTCTCCGGCTCCACCGGCAACTCGACCGGCCCGCACCTCCACTTCGAGATCCGTACGACCCAGTCCTACGGCTCGGACATCAGCCCGGTGAACTACCTCCGCTCGAAGGGCGTCACCATCTGA
- a CDS encoding DUF742 domain-containing protein — protein sequence MRGRATGAYAKGRDTPWLDDSAGRVMRPYTASGGRTRPGFALDLLSLVTATGVRPRVPLGAEHTLALRLCAGAAAVTVAEVAGQLRLPAVVVKVLLSDLMEHGAVMAQAPRFPGGGSFAADDQSLLRAVLDGLHKRL from the coding sequence ATGAGGGGCCGCGCGACGGGGGCGTACGCGAAGGGGCGGGACACACCCTGGCTCGACGACTCGGCGGGCCGGGTGATGCGCCCGTACACCGCCAGTGGCGGGCGGACCCGGCCGGGTTTCGCCCTCGACCTGCTCTCGCTGGTGACCGCGACCGGGGTGCGGCCGCGCGTACCGCTGGGGGCGGAGCACACGCTCGCCCTCCGGCTGTGCGCGGGCGCCGCGGCGGTCACGGTCGCCGAGGTGGCCGGGCAACTGCGGCTGCCCGCGGTGGTGGTGAAGGTGCTCTTGTCCGATCTGATGGAACACGGGGCCGTCATGGCGCAGGCGCCGCGGTTCCCGGGCGGCGGGTCGTTCGCCGCCGATGACCAGTCCCTGCTCCGGGCGGTGCTCGATGGCCTACACAAACGGCTCTGA
- a CDS encoding ATP-binding protein: protein MSGLRAARHAPSRHAVTGPGRQTRPQLVRAAVLPTLAAGLSGTAAVIFTLQLGGGAGDRDARLWPVLTGCALLFVAALAAALLGAQRAAKAVRDRCEALRRSSVRGRQELRGAADRLERGEAPPRPVRGGPTGPPAGADPAGVDEFWLLSQELRGAREQAHETLVRLAGPATPSDSERKVEVFVNLARRLQSLVHREISLLDELEDTVEDPDLLKELFHVDHLATRIRRHAENLAVLGGAASRRQWTRPIDLSEVLRSSVAEVEQYTRVKVVPPAGGSVRGHAVADVVHLLAELVENATVFSAPDTDVVLRAERVTAGIAVEVEDRGLGMPAEEQRRMNALLGDPDQISVRDLLADGRIGLFVVSALARRHGIAVELKSNIYGGVLAVLVLPQELLGAEGPSAADAAGGSRATSWGTGQAAPMPMPMPMPMPPVPPPPLEPVRVNLPRPEPAEPLPEDWPGAAPGAVPRPAGPGHWPASGPGPEAVAGPGPGPGQRPAGAAVPLPGPRAGDGATASAAALPERWAEPAPGPEPAAAAPAGTGTRAGAAAGAEAQPVPSEPEAADRPQLPRRRAQQHLAPQLREAPAPRRAPDTEQPVHDPGLMAAFQRGFGLAQSENQV, encoded by the coding sequence ATGTCCGGACTCCGCGCCGCCCGCCACGCCCCGTCGAGACACGCCGTCACCGGTCCCGGCCGGCAGACACGCCCCCAGCTGGTCCGGGCCGCCGTACTGCCCACGCTCGCCGCCGGGCTCAGCGGCACCGCCGCGGTCATCTTCACCCTCCAGCTCGGCGGGGGAGCCGGGGACCGGGACGCCCGGCTCTGGCCTGTGCTCACCGGCTGCGCCCTCCTCTTCGTCGCAGCCCTCGCCGCTGCCCTGCTCGGCGCCCAGCGCGCCGCCAAGGCCGTACGGGACCGGTGCGAGGCGCTGCGCCGTTCCAGCGTGCGCGGCCGCCAGGAGCTGCGCGGCGCCGCAGACCGGCTCGAGCGCGGCGAGGCCCCGCCCCGCCCGGTGCGCGGCGGCCCAACCGGGCCCCCGGCCGGCGCCGACCCGGCGGGGGTGGACGAGTTCTGGCTGCTCTCCCAGGAGCTGCGCGGCGCCCGCGAACAGGCCCACGAGACCCTCGTACGGCTGGCCGGCCCGGCCACCCCGTCCGACAGCGAGCGGAAGGTCGAGGTCTTCGTCAACCTCGCGCGCCGCCTGCAGTCCCTCGTCCACCGCGAGATCTCGCTGCTGGACGAGCTGGAGGACACGGTCGAGGACCCGGACCTGCTCAAGGAGCTCTTCCACGTAGACCACCTCGCCACCCGCATCCGCCGCCACGCCGAGAACCTCGCCGTGCTCGGCGGCGCCGCCTCCCGGCGCCAGTGGACCCGGCCCATCGACCTGAGCGAGGTGCTCCGCTCCTCGGTCGCGGAGGTCGAGCAGTACACCCGGGTCAAGGTCGTGCCCCCGGCGGGCGGCAGCGTACGCGGCCACGCCGTCGCCGACGTGGTGCACCTGCTGGCCGAACTGGTCGAGAACGCCACGGTGTTCTCCGCCCCCGACACCGACGTGGTGCTGCGCGCCGAACGGGTCACCGCCGGGATCGCGGTGGAGGTGGAGGACCGGGGGCTGGGCATGCCGGCGGAGGAACAGCGCCGGATGAACGCCCTGCTCGGCGACCCCGACCAGATCAGCGTCCGGGATCTGCTGGCGGACGGGCGGATCGGGCTGTTCGTCGTCTCGGCGCTGGCCCGTCGGCACGGGATCGCCGTCGAGCTCAAGTCCAACATCTACGGCGGGGTGCTCGCCGTGCTGGTGCTGCCGCAGGAGCTGCTGGGCGCGGAGGGGCCGAGCGCCGCCGATGCGGCGGGGGGCTCCCGCGCCACCTCGTGGGGGACCGGGCAGGCGGCGCCGATGCCGATGCCGATGCCGATGCCGATGCCGCCGGTGCCACCGCCGCCGCTGGAGCCCGTACGGGTGAACCTGCCGCGGCCGGAACCGGCCGAGCCCCTGCCGGAGGACTGGCCCGGGGCCGCCCCGGGGGCTGTCCCCAGGCCGGCCGGGCCCGGTCACTGGCCCGCGTCCGGGCCTGGGCCTGAAGCCGTCGCAGGGCCCGGCCCCGGGCCCGGGCAGCGGCCCGCAGGCGCGGCCGTGCCGCTGCCCGGGCCCCGAGCCGGGGACGGGGCCACGGCTTCAGCGGCGGCCCTGCCGGAGCGGTGGGCCGAGCCGGCGCCCGGGCCTGAGCCCGCAGCCGCAGCCCCGGCCGGGACCGGCACTCGGGCCGGGGCCGCAGCCGGGGCCGAAGCCCAGCCCGTGCCGTCCGAACCCGAGGCCGCGGACCGGCCGCAGCTGCCGCGCCGCCGGGCCCAGCAGCACCTCGCGCCCCAGCTGCGCGAGGCTCCCGCTCCGCGGCGGGCCCCGGACACCGAGCAACCCGTACACGACCCGGGCCTGATGGCCGCCTTCCAACGGGGCTTCGGCCTCGCCCAGTCGGAGAACCAGGTATGA
- a CDS encoding roadblock/LC7 domain-containing protein, whose translation MGGEVATTTGGRLSDLDWLLSGLVQRVPYTRSAVLLTADGLVTCVHGMDADSADHMAALASGLYSLGRSAGSRFGNGAEVRQVVVELDTALVFVSAAGSGTCLAVLADREADAGVLGYEMAMLVKSVRPYLAAPPRRPVADPER comes from the coding sequence ATGGGCGGCGAAGTGGCGACGACGACCGGCGGTCGGCTCTCGGACCTGGACTGGCTGCTCAGCGGCCTGGTGCAACGCGTCCCGTACACGCGCAGCGCCGTGCTGCTCACCGCCGACGGCCTGGTGACCTGCGTGCACGGCATGGACGCCGACAGCGCCGACCACATGGCGGCGCTGGCCTCCGGGCTCTACTCGCTGGGGCGCAGCGCCGGATCCCGCTTCGGGAACGGCGCGGAGGTCCGCCAGGTCGTCGTCGAACTCGACACCGCGCTCGTCTTCGTGTCGGCCGCCGGCTCCGGTACCTGCCTGGCGGTCCTCGCCGACCGCGAGGCCGACGCCGGGGTGCTCGGCTACGAGATGGCGATGCTGGTCAAGAGCGTGCGGCCGTACCTGGCTGCCCCGCCGCGGCGGCCCGTCGCCGACCCGGAGCGATGA
- a CDS encoding tyrosine-protein phosphatase: protein MTQRIQEPELSGVRNFRDVGGLPTFDGRQVRSGRLFRSGHLAHATETDAEFLASLGLHTIFDFRNNADHALEGPDVELPGVRNVNIPLSDPADGREFWKMVRDGGLDQLRSILGEGKAAARMSNAYRAIIRHRTAEHSRVLHALAEDSVPALLHCAAGKDRAGLSIAVVLLALGVEREAIVADYLESNAPHRRYRVRRSGESQEARSPEVMELLAPLFDARAEYLTTAFDTIDEQWGGQERYLAEGLGLTPETLDRLRGRLLA from the coding sequence TTGACCCAGCGGATACAGGAGCCGGAACTGTCCGGAGTGCGCAATTTCCGCGATGTGGGCGGATTGCCGACTTTCGACGGACGACAGGTCAGGTCGGGACGACTGTTTCGAAGCGGACATCTCGCACATGCCACCGAAACCGATGCAGAGTTCCTCGCATCGCTCGGGCTCCACACCATCTTCGACTTCCGCAACAACGCCGACCACGCCCTGGAGGGGCCGGACGTCGAGCTGCCCGGCGTGCGGAACGTCAACATCCCGCTCTCGGACCCGGCCGACGGCCGGGAGTTCTGGAAGATGGTCCGCGACGGCGGCCTCGATCAGCTCCGCTCGATCCTGGGGGAAGGCAAGGCCGCGGCCCGGATGTCGAACGCGTACCGCGCGATCATCAGGCACCGCACCGCCGAGCACAGCAGGGTGCTGCACGCCCTCGCCGAGGACAGCGTCCCCGCTCTGCTGCACTGCGCGGCCGGCAAGGACCGGGCGGGCCTGTCGATCGCGGTCGTCCTGCTCGCGCTGGGCGTCGAACGCGAGGCGATCGTGGCGGACTACCTGGAGTCGAACGCCCCGCACCGCCGCTACCGGGTGCGGCGCAGCGGCGAGTCGCAGGAGGCCCGCTCCCCCGAGGTGATGGAGCTCCTCGCCCCGCTCTTCGACGCGCGCGCGGAGTACCTGACCACGGCCTTCGACACCATCGACGAGCAGTGGGGCGGACAGGAGCGGTACCTCGCGGAGGGCCTCGGGCTCACGCCCGAGACCCTCGACCGGCTCCGGGGCCGGCTCCTCGCCTGA
- a CDS encoding 1-hydroxy-2-methyl-2-butenyl 4-diphosphate reductase: MSALRGDRAGNPDPLLVACALRIEQTALRSAGRGDYALLRTGMGPRAAERSVARALERTGMERAAVLATGFCAGLVPGMHPGDLVVADQTRDPHGAVTCTGTALLAEALARAVPGRTVHTGALTGSDHVVRGQERAQLRATGAIAVDMESAATLWAATRGDRCPSEGGRPVAAVRVIVDAPEHELVRIGTVRGGISAFRVLRAVLPAFYDWHRSLLLPRR, encoded by the coding sequence ATGTCCGCCCTCCGGGGGGACAGGGCCGGGAACCCAGACCCCCTGCTGGTGGCCTGCGCGCTGCGCATCGAACAGACGGCGCTGCGCAGCGCCGGCCGCGGGGACTACGCCCTGCTCCGGACCGGCATGGGCCCGCGCGCGGCCGAGCGGTCCGTCGCCCGGGCGCTGGAGCGGACGGGCATGGAGCGGGCCGCCGTCCTCGCCACCGGATTCTGCGCCGGCCTGGTCCCCGGCATGCACCCCGGCGACCTGGTCGTCGCCGACCAGACCCGGGACCCGCACGGGGCGGTCACCTGTACCGGGACCGCCCTGCTCGCCGAGGCACTGGCCCGGGCCGTCCCCGGCCGGACCGTGCACACCGGCGCACTGACCGGATCCGACCACGTCGTCCGCGGCCAGGAGCGTGCGCAGCTGCGCGCCACCGGCGCCATCGCGGTCGACATGGAGTCCGCGGCCACCCTGTGGGCCGCCACCCGGGGCGACCGCTGCCCCTCGGAGGGAGGACGCCCGGTTGCGGCCGTCCGGGTGATCGTGGACGCTCCGGAGCATGAGCTCGTCCGTATCGGCACGGTCCGCGGTGGAATATCGGCCTTCCGTGTACTGCGTGCCGTACTGCCCGCGTTTTATGACTGGCACCGTTCTTTGCTGCTCCCCAGGAGGTGA
- a CDS encoding MBL fold metallo-hydrolase, translating to MTGSRPLRPRLRALRPEAFGADPSGARLERIHRSPNFADGVFKNPLGARTRPSGSMTEFAKIYFHREQRVRRTPGAPIPVYPTTLAELAKPPASGLRLTWMGHSSVLAEIDGRRVLFDPVWGERCSPFPFAGPKRLHPVPVPLASLGPVDVVVISHDHYDHLDLPTIKELAGTDTLFAVPLGVGAHLERWGVPADRLRELDWNETTKIAGLTLTATPARHFCGRGLRNQQHTLWASWVVAGDEHRIYHSGDTGYFPGFKEIGAEHGPFDATMIQIGAYSEYWPDIHMTPEEGLRAHLDLQGGTPHGTMLPIHWGTFNLAPHPWDEPGEGTVTAAEGVGAAIALPIPGQPFEPGAAGLPDQPWWRPFVVGGHAAPEVSVAAVAAARATGVIREEPEAVGS from the coding sequence TTGACCGGCTCCCGTCCCCTGCGTCCCCGGCTGCGTGCCCTGCGGCCCGAAGCCTTCGGCGCGGACCCGTCCGGCGCCCGGCTGGAGCGGATCCACCGCTCGCCGAACTTCGCCGACGGCGTCTTCAAGAACCCGCTCGGGGCCCGGACCAGGCCCTCGGGGTCGATGACCGAGTTCGCCAAGATCTACTTCCACCGGGAGCAGCGGGTCCGGCGCACCCCCGGGGCGCCGATCCCCGTGTACCCGACGACCCTCGCGGAGCTGGCGAAGCCGCCCGCGAGCGGACTGCGGCTCACCTGGATGGGGCACTCCAGCGTGCTCGCGGAGATCGACGGGCGACGCGTGCTGTTCGACCCCGTGTGGGGCGAGCGGTGCTCGCCCTTTCCCTTCGCCGGGCCCAAGCGGCTGCACCCCGTGCCCGTGCCGCTTGCCTCGCTGGGCCCGGTCGACGTCGTGGTCATCTCGCACGACCACTACGACCACCTCGACCTGCCGACGATCAAGGAGCTGGCCGGTACGGACACGCTCTTCGCGGTCCCGCTGGGAGTCGGCGCGCACCTGGAGCGCTGGGGCGTCCCGGCCGACCGGCTGCGCGAGCTGGACTGGAACGAGACCACCAAGATCGCCGGGCTCACGCTCACCGCGACCCCCGCCCGGCACTTCTGCGGACGCGGGCTGCGCAACCAGCAGCACACCCTGTGGGCCTCCTGGGTCGTCGCGGGGGACGAGCACCGGATCTACCACAGCGGGGACACCGGCTACTTCCCCGGTTTCAAGGAGATCGGCGCCGAGCACGGGCCCTTCGACGCCACGATGATCCAGATCGGCGCCTACTCCGAGTACTGGCCCGACATCCACATGACGCCCGAGGAGGGCTTGCGCGCCCACCTCGACCTCCAGGGCGGCACCCCGCACGGCACGATGCTGCCGATCCACTGGGGCACCTTCAACCTGGCCCCCCACCCGTGGGACGAGCCGGGCGAGGGAACCGTCACCGCGGCGGAGGGGGTCGGAGCCGCGATCGCCCTGCCGATCCCGGGCCAGCCCTTCGAGCCGGGCGCCGCCGGTCTTCCGGACCAGCCGTGGTGGCGGCCGTTCGTGGTGGGCGGCCACGCCGCACCGGAGGTGTCCGTCGCCGCGGTCGCCGCGGCCCGGGCGACGGGCGTGATCCGCGAGGAGCCGGAAGCCGTCGGTTCCTGA